The DNA sequence aatgttctccctccctcctttcctttcttctcaatTGGTACTCCAGAGCTGGAAAAGTTTTGTTGAAAGCCTTTTCACTTGCACGTACTTTAGGAAATCTCTAAGGAGGAGGTAGCTGTTGGCTATTTCCAGCTCTTGTCAAAAATATTCCAGTTTAGTTAGCCTATATGCTTCTAACAGCAGAGTTTGAAGAATGCTAACCTGGTAGTAAGTCCCACTTTGTTTGATGAGACTTACTCCTATGGGAGTTTGCATAGGATTCCAGTCACCGAAAGCTAATAGGCTATTTAAAGCTAAGGGTAGAGGAAGTGACTTGTCATGCTaactctctaataataataataatttgttttatttatataccactattccaaagatcatagcggtgaacagcaagtaagctaattagcaagtaagctaatttgccctcaacagtctgggtactcattttagcgacctcggaaggatgcaagcctgagtcgagcttgggcccttttgctggtcttgaactcgcaaccttgtggtttcgagtgaatggctgcagtacaggcatttaaccactgcgccaccaggcctcTAGCACATAATCTGTCAATAAATCAACAAATTCTAAATCCTTTTGACAgtggaaataaatttaaaaacatatggaCAGCCTTTTTGGAAAACATTGCAAATCTTGAGTAATAGCTTTTAGTGGTTTACACCAAAAGTGAATTAAATTCAACGTCACATCCGTAAGATGTATGCCTTGCTAATCTCTTGATTTCTCGCTGCAATATACTTTTTGCAATACCAAGCAGCATGATACCCCCTcaactctgtttttttttttttttttgctaaattcATATTTTACATCTGGGTAaattgggatgtggtggcttagtggttaagacaccaattctgatgattggaaggttgacagtttgaggcctaagtgctgcatgatggggtgacctCCTggcactagtcccagcttctgccaatctagcagtttgaaagcatgcaaatacagtagataaataggcaccacttcagtgggaaggtaactgcgttcagtgcagtcattgcggccacatgaccaccggaatAGTCTTCGGACAAAGCTGGCTCTTCCATTTAGTAATGGatatgagcaccaccccctacagtcggtttcAACTAGACGTTCTTCTtgtcaagggactgcctttacctttatctttaaatTGGTAAATGTTAGTTGAGTTATGCTTATTTGTAGAATTTTCTGTTACAAGATATTTTTGTCTACAGAATTTGGAACAGCAGAGATATGGAAACAGTTCTACACTCCATAAAAGCTTCAAGGTTGTTTTGGCATCTATATCTGAGAGTTAGGCTTTTGGCATTTCATGAACAGCTGTACATTTCTTTTTAGAAACAAGCAACAAAGTCACTCAAAGTCACAGGGGTTGTTTAGTGCATTTTATGTAACCATTTTGATTCTTGAAGGTGCTGAGGTGTAATGTAATTCTCTGCtattcacatggggaaaagcggGGCATAAGCTTTCAACATTCTAGGACAGTGCTAAAGAAAGATTAGGCATTGGGAGAAATTGCATGTACTGTATTCAATTTGTGTAGATAGGTATGAGTTTCCTTTATTGATGACCTCCTACAGGCTATTCAGTTTTGGTGTGTTGGAATAGTAATCTATTTTGTATATAATGTAGGTTTAAGTGTTTCAGATTGAATCTAATCCCATCCTTCCATTAATGGAAGGCTCTTTGATCCTGTGTGACCTTTCTTGAATAGAAGAGGGAGGGATATAGTTTTCATTAACTCCTTTTTGGAACATCAGAATCCTACCCCATGAATGGGGACAAAATTTGCTACATCGTTGGTAGAATTTGCTTTGTGTTTCATGAGAACCCCAGATCTATCAACCAGACCTGGTTGTACAAGACAGGTTCATTACTTCTACTGTGGGTCGTTACTTTTActgtgcccaaaaatggaagggaATATGGCTCAAGATCGTTGCCCAGAGTGAAATGTCTCTCCTGCTCATGCTTTTATCTTCAGTTAACAAAATAAGGACCAACTGGAGGCAACAGAATTCTGCAGTAATTCTTCAGTCTTCATGCAAAAGCTGTAGGCATTGCAGTGATAACAGATAAGGTTCCATTGACCAATTCTTTTTTTCATGTGTACAGCCCTTAAAATTTATTGATGGATTTGGCTCAGTCTGATACATTCTGACACTAGAATATCTATGGGTGCATCCTGAGACATTGCTGCTGGGATGTTCTATGTTCCCTCCCCTCATACTGCTTCAGCGGGAAGCTTTTTGCATAGAGATATTCATAGCCAGAAATCAGGCACTTCTTAGTTCTCATCCCTTTTAATGCAGTGTTTACATCAGGagtgggacttcaactcccagcatttctcaatCCTGACTAAACTGGCTAAGGCTGCTGACAGTTGCAATCCAGTAACATCTGAAGGGTTTCAGGATGCTTGTCCTGCTTAGATGTGGTCTCCTTAAAATAATGTCCTCTGCCTCCTTTCTTACAGGTTCTGCGGGATATGTGCAAGCAGGGCTACAGGGATGCTTTGCACTTCCTGAAGAAGAATGGTAAGTGCTTATTCAAAACGTATACCCTTTATATCTCTGTATTCCCCAGCAGTATTCCTAGCCTGATGCCTTCCAAGCATATTGGACTACAGCCCTGTCACCAGTGGCCTTGCCTGCCAGGCATGGTGGATATTGTAGCTCAACttatctggagggcatcaggcaTCAGGTTGAGGGAAATTGCTCTGGCATAATGAATTCTGCGCAgctgtttctttcctttgctttattgttttttcAGTGCCTTGTTTGTGCATAAAAAGACTAGTGATCCATACCTAATCCTTAGTCTATCCAATTGTGCAATTGTTGCTATGCAAAACCTACATAAAACCAATTATTCCCTTCATTTGGACTAATATCTGGGTTTAATTGTACAGGCTTTCAAAATGTAAAGAACTTTCCTGCTAGACAAAAGAGAGAGCACTCTACCATGGGTACCTGTCCAGTAAGATTGATTACCCAAACAAATACCTCCAGTTAGTTGTCAATGAGCTTCCCTTCCATTCTGGAGAATCGGAGAAGTTCCACCTACTCCTGTGCTAAAGATGCTTTTTAAGAGTTGTCTCTTTCAGTTGTATATAGTGGCCACAGAGTCTGTTCTGCATAACCTTGGATCTATCCATAGATGTGGGGTGGGGAGCATATTTTGTCCTCAGGACAAAAATCTGCCCTGtggcaaaaaaaatgtttaaaaagtagaaTAGGAATCAGAGATGGAAACTATTAGACTTTCAGGTTTGACTTGTCAATTTTCAAGTTTGGGGGCTGCTCAGTCCTGTTTGAATAGTAGTACCTGGATATCCAGTATTAAGTGCTGTTAGATATTTGAAGGTGGTCTTATTTTTTTTCTCACCCTCCAGTGGCAAAATACTTGTTTCTCTAGTATTATGCCTGGTATACTATAGTGAGCTGGTGCTGTGACAAGAGCACATGATTTGTGTTTTTAGTGTCACCTTGTGGTACACAGTCTGTAGTGCAGCTGGTCTTATTTTAGTATCAAATCCATTTTGGTTGGGGTTTTTGTATTGCAATGACAGTTCATGTGTTATTTGCATATACTGAGACTGACATAGTTATTTTGCATATTGTGGGCTTAAGCAGTCCCACAGTGATAAAAAGGAGTGGCCCAGGTCAACTACAGGGAGAACTGATTTGCTGATATTCAAAGTTCATTTATGATTTCAGACCTAAGTGGATTATGCATGATATGTTATGCTTATCACTGACTTCACAGTTCCATCTTAAGTCCAAGGTTATGCTGCAGAAAGTACAGGACTGATCTACGCATGAAGATAAAACACATGCAGTTTGTTGTTTCAAACTGAACCTGTAGCACAGTCCTTCCAGTTATGAGACCACAGACAGAAAATATAGTACAGATTCTACAGTATGGAGGCACTTTTGACCAGCTTGGAAAGTCCTAACTATTGCCTTCCACTGGTGTGTCTGACTTGACTTGGTGGCAATTACTTGTCCAttgtttcttgtttgttgttcCCCATAGTATGTCTTCCTTTGACCAGGTACTCCCTGCCCGTAACTTGCTCAGGAGAGCAAAGAATTATTATGCACAGACTTAGAAATTATTTCTCTTGAATTGCAGTAACTTCACTACATATCTTCCACCTTCAGGTCTCCTTCAGCACCCAAGGCCTGTCCGGCCTTTGCTGGCCATTGGAAATAGTGCTGATGACAGGAACCATGAAGAAGATgatgcagaagaagaggaggaccagCTGGGAGAGAGCACTGCACTGGAGGAGGCTGAAGAGCATATCCTGGAACACTTGCCTCCTAAACTGAACCAGGGTATGATCTTTTGCAGGGGAGAGTGTTTGCTTGGATGGTTACATCTAGGTCAGGGGAAAAGAGTTGTGCAGTCTTGTATTGCTATATTATCTCACCCAGGTGgtttaatgtatgcattttatttgttgttgggtTGCAAGTCAGTGGTTAAGATCATTGGGAGCTGAAGTTCTGTaacctctggaggaccatatGACTCACTCCTAGTCTACTAGACCAGACTCTTCTTATTAAATcatatttcccctttcttttttagCACCTCAAGTGGGATTTAGCTAGTACCCCCTGTGTCAccttatagcaggggtaggcaacctgcggcccgtgggccggatgcggcccggcaaggccttgggaccggccccagcccggtcctgccgccgattgcctccggggcctttggcgtctctcgcaaggggcatggtggggcaattgtctatagaagcctcagaaacatgcatttatcttaacattttttaaaaaatcagctaatTTTTTCGCATGATCtccagtttttatttaaaaagtgccctccatttgaaaattttgtcctacatttgtcccggtttatttatttatttaatttttaaaaaattatttaattatttattttttggcttcggccccccagttgtccgaggaacagcaacctggcccccggctcaaaagggttgcctacctctgccttATAGAATGTTACACCTTGTAGAATGATGTAGGGAACTACAGATACAAGCTATTGCAACTATTGAATGTACAAACTGGCTTTAGAATTGTACAACCCCCAGAGTTTTGCTGATAATATCTTCCTGCCTTCATAAAGAATTAAAACACTTCAAAGCCTTCAGGTTCTTTAGTAGATGGCATCTTATGTAAAGTGAAGAAGAAAGAGTTCTTTTGGCCTGCTGTGCAGATAAGAGAAAGATCTCTTTGGTGACATCTCTTTAGCTGGATGAAGTTTGAATTTTGTATTCCTTGTCTCTTGGATGATGCTTGCAGCCAAGGTTGTCTGCAAGATTTTGATCATTGGTTTCTCCTCTTAAAaactggtggtggtggaggaagagtTCTGATTTATATGCTGAACAGATGATTGGAATAACCCATCTTCTCTGCTTTCAGCCCTTTTGGAAGCCTGTGCTGAGAGGAGAGGACTCTTTGCTGGCATTGCCAACCTATTACCTGTACGTCTGGCATCTACCTTGATGCTCCCGTATACCCTTCCTCTAGAGTCTGCTGTCTCGTTCACAGTCAGGTAGGTTCTAAATCTGTTTCTTAGGCTGCTACAGAAAGAATATTGCCGGTAGGGCTCAGGACTGGGATATGGATTGCTGTGTCAGCAAGAGTGTCAAAGAACTTTGCATTTAGTTGAACTTTGTTCTAAATAAAGTGAAGGTACAATCCAGTGCAAGTAGGAAATGCCTTATGGGACAATAACCTCTTCCATGATGCTGAGCAACAATATGGAAAGCAGCCCTGTGACATAGAACTAAATCAGAATACAGACTTGGTTACAGAATGCAGTAGCatcctgtttttgtttgtttgtttgtttgtttttagaagaagaaagagattcTAGGCCTTATGGCTGTAGAAAGGTTTGACAGTATTGAGGCAAATCCTCTATAAAGAGAGgaagtttttaatctgtattgttttaaaatatgttgttaggtgccttgggtcccattattAGAAGAAAAGTGAGATGACAAACAATAATAATCCAAACTGTTTGTGATGCATTGTTTGACTTTACTCAAGTGCAGAACACTTAATTTTCTCACAGTGCCAGGGTGAGTGCTATCTGCCCTGGCTGTAAGTCACCTAGGTCtgtatttgctttaaaaacatgaTTATATGCTGCCTCTTCATCAAACCTTCTTACACAAGATCAAAAGAACAGAACAGCAAACAGCAAGTCAGGGCCTAAAGAAAAATCAAAGGACATAATAAGTCTTTGATAATGGCCCAAGTTTGGGAAAAACTGAAAAGACTTTAACATAATCCTTCTGTGCTCACTCCTCAACAGTTTACTTAAAGACACCTTGATATTATAAAAGTTTGACCACTTGCCTTTATTGATGGGGTTATTCCCAACAGCTATCATCACTTGAGATGCTTGTAAAATCAGAGCTGAAGAATCGTCAATAGGGTTAGGATAAACAAATAATGGAGCAGCCTGAGAATCTGTCTTATTATTGCGATTAATAAGAACCTCCTTGTTATGAAATTGTTCTGTTAATGCTTCTAATCTGTTGCTGATAGAGGTACAATTAGTCAGCAGCGATTCAAAGGTGTTAGAGATTAAAAATGCCTCCCTTGCCAGAAGATCCTTCCAAGGATATTTTCTAGCAATCCCTCAGAGCAACCACCATTACTAGGAGGAAAAACTGGGACTCCTACATTCACCGTGCAATCATTTTCATTAGCTGATGTAAGTGCTTCAGCCTGCAAATAATCCAAAATTGTATATCTGTTGTTTAGTTCTAAATCGGTCTGTAGCACTAGAGACTCTTGCCTATTTGTAAAAAGGGAGTCTGTCTTTGTCTGTTTAGAAGGTTTGTTGCCTGAGTCCATAGTAGCCTTGGAACACCGGCGTTTCCGTAACTTCATGTCGCAAACAGAATTTAAGAGGACAAAATGCTCAAAGTAAAAGGGAGGTTAACAGCATTTAACCAATAACAAAGTTAGCAACCCAGCTGTTTAAGTTTAAAACAAGCTGATAAAATCtcatagaaattaaaaaattggAGCTCTAAAAGCAACGTCTTATCTGGCTGCCGTCATCTTGGAACCATCTTGGACAGTGTAACACTGTCAAGCCTCACAACAAGAGAAAAATAAACCAGCTAGTAGTAGACAATAATTAGGCAGTGGAAGTTCAGATAGCTGTCTGGCTACCACCTCAGAAGCTCTGTGAATGTTGTCTTGTTCCTTAGAAATGCCATCCTTCTTTGTGTGAAAGATGTACAAATGAGACATAAGCCAGGGCATGGATATTCATTATGAAATTCaggaacagctttaaaaagctatAATGGCAATGGAAACAAAGCTAAATGGAAGTGGCTTAGGCACTAAATTGCCAGTACTGACTTCTGAAAATGGACTGGAGATTCTGGTACCAAAGGAGCCTTTTAGCTAACAAGCTCCAGGACCAAATCAAAGGGTAGTGTGCCCACGCCAAGTGCGAGCTTGCCATCCATGGTTTGAgcttccacagatggcaagtcccgGCTTTCTGAATGGGTGCATGCACATGTGGTGGCAGGAGCACGTGACCATTGAGAAAAATGGGACTTAAGTTTCCATATTTTTTACTATCcgcggggggatctggaacagatctgccgcagatagcaagggcacactgtgtaTAGCAAGTCATAATATAGAAAAATGAAGTACTGTCACGTGAAAAGTGTTAGTGTATGAGGAGATTCATCTTTGGTTTAGTCTACCTGAGAGAAAACAAGGCAGTACTGTAATGCACACAGCTGCTAAGCATGATGGGGGTTGCCTCTTCTTGGTGTTTTCCTGTATTtctgtgttattatttattagaagCAGTGCAGTCACATGGACAGTGCAACTATTTGGGTGTTTCTCATCCAGTCAGCATCCTGCCAGGATTATCCCATCCAGGTGGTttaatgtattcattttatttgtgtgtgtgtgcacgtgtatgtgtgcatacatgcacacacactcacgcATACACACAAATAAGATTAATAGTATGGGGAAGTAATCCTGTACAATGTGGTGTGTGTCTTGGGGCTGGTATTTGATTCATCAGCTTTGCTGACACTATTACCCTTATGTTTTCAGGATGTTTCAATTAAAGCAAGTTAAACTCTCATTGACACAGGCTGTTTTAGAAGTTTTCAAACTTCCTGGAAACCACCTACTTCAGAATCACAAAAAGGGCTGTCAGTGGCTGTGAATCATGATGATTGTGTACTACCTCCAAGATGAAAGGCAGCATTCCTGTGAATACCATTCACTAGTGAACAACAGCAAAGGCATAGGCATTTGGTGGACTACTGAACAAAACAGAATGCAGGACTAGACTGACCTTCAGTCTGATTCAGCAGGACTGCTCTCATTTGGATACCTAATATCCCAGTCTTGGAGTGGCTCTTTTAGCAGGCTGAATTAAActatggcataataataataataataataataataagaagaagaagaagaagaagaagaagaagaagaagaagaaggcggcTGGAACTGAAATGTGCTGGCAATGTAGCAATAGCTGATTCAAATAACAGTTTTCCCGtgtgcctcctcctttctttaGGTTGCTTGAGTGGTTGCCAGATGTTCCAGAGGATATTAGGTGGATGAAAGAGCAGACTAGGAAAGTCTGTCACTATCTCATgagaaaagcaaagaagaaactGGGAAGTCATCTCTCAGCCAGGTATGTGGATTGGATTATATGTTTGTATTTCTGGAAATAATCAACACTGGGAGGGGCAACACAAATTTGCCTCATAATTGATAGCATAAAATTGATGAATCGGGAGACTTTGACCTCAAATCACCTTCTTGATCAGAAATCAGTTTCTTTGGACTTCCTCTTCCACATTTACTGTATGTGCTTACAGTGGCAGCTGTAGAGGTGTCATCTTAACTTGGATGAGACcttattaaaataaaagaatcTGTCTTTCAGGAAGGTTGACAATAGCTGTGTTTGATAATCTAACCAAGGTTGTGAAAGTGCAAGTAAATCCATCATGGCAGACTTCATTTTTTAGGTCTGTATTTAAAACttgcatttaaaaacagaagcCCAAGCACCACAATCCCAGCTTCcgttgtatatatgtgtataatgTGTAAAGTGATTAAAATCCCTAGATGTTGTATAAAATATATTGAAGAGATCTAGTAGTCGTACCATTAGGAGACCTAATTTCCAAGTATTGAATGCTCCAAAGAAATATCTTTCTGGATCaagtttaaaacagaaataatgaaccAGTACAAAAGCATCTTTGTAAATCATTCCCTGGAGAGTACAGGAGACTGGAAACATTTGCTGTAAGGCTGAGAAAAAATGGAAACGTAAGGCTCTATTGGCCTTCCCACCTCCCATGCGCACCCTTGAGACATTAGTGTAATTGCAGTCACTTATTAAAGTTCACACAATAGATTTTTATCTTCTGTTCATGTAGACCATCCTGACCTTCCTTGGGTACATTGTCACAAACACAAAAGTATATGAACTCACTGTGAATGAGGTAGGTGAAGACAATAGCAATTCCTGCAACTGTAGAGGTATTCCTTTTTCCTGCGATCTTTTACATCATACTCTTTTCTGAGGACAAATGCAAACCCAAAGACTGCCAGGAGGATGGTTTTCACAGACAATTAATTTGCACAAACAAATGCTTGGTGAACCAGTTTTCAGATTCAGAGCTGTCACTTTATGCTGATTTCTTAAGGTTTACAATATGATGACTAGCATTCTGTTGGTGATAAACAATGATGTGTTCGCAAGTTACACTGGCACATGCATTTTGATGGGGGTTGCACAGAATGATATCCACTACCATCATGCACAATGCCACTCCCTGGTGTAATGCAGCTTGTTGGTGCTTGAGTGCAACCCAACAGCCAGTTATGAGGACAGGGAGGTTTCTGGACATCAACCAGCTGCCTTCCTGGACTTCCAGGGTGTAGCGCATACACTGGAAAGCTGGAGGTCTGGAAGGGCAACGGCTTTATCTTTTTCCTGGCTGCTTAACTGAAGCCAGACAGTCCGTGAGCATTTTCTCGCTCCCTGGTCCTCAGTTCCCCGTGTGGGTGTGCCTTGTAGTCATCAAGCTTCATTGCAGTTAGGAGAATATGGATGTCTAGTATGGAGTACAGGCAGAGTGTTTCTATATATAAATAGCATCATATAAATATAGTTGTTAATGATACTCTTATGTTACTGTTTAGTTTTAACAATACTTATAATTTTAAGTAGTGGCCAATGTGTTTTAGTCAGTCGCACAGCTCACTAGCACTTAACTTGGTGGAGGGATCAAGAGGATGGAATCTGTTCTATTCGTGAAGCGTCTGTTTCACAGAGTAACCCGCTCTGTGGGTCTTGTGGTGTTCTCACATGTAcacctgcctcccttcctcagactCAGTGAAACTCAGCAGTATGACGATCATCAGCCTGAGGACTCTGGAGGCCCAATGTTTCCTCTGAACCTAATTCAGCTCAAGTGGCACTTTCTGCTCATGGGCCAATGATGTGACTAGCGGAGGGCAGGACTAAGATAGCCAGGGTGCTAAAGGTCAGTATCGAGGTCTGCAGGGAGAGTGTCATCACTGCCCACCTGCACCTCCTAGCTTGTCCTGCTGACTTCTTTACGCCATCATAACAGCATAGGATACTGCTATGATGCCAAGGGGATGTCGTGATGGGTTGTgtcatcttcttttccttttcctttccctcatcTCTGTTTCTGTCTTCACACTGTCTTCAACTGGACCCCCTGGTGTGGTGAGCACACTACATCTGAAAGCATCCTGACAGTCTTAAAATCTTATTTTCccatctctctcccttcctctcactTACAGGCTGTACTACCATCTTGAACTCAGAAAGACCCAAAGCTTGCCTCTCCCCTTGAGCGTCAGCTATGGGGAAGCACTGCCCAAGTGGCTGCGGAGCAACCTTTCCCTGACGGACGTTATGACCAAATGGGAAGAATACCAACGCCAGCTGATGTTGGGGCTATTCTGTATCAACGTGGACCTGCAGGCTTCAATCTTCCCTTCAGAAGGGTTGCAGATGAGACACCCGTCAGCCGGCTGCACGCAAGAGAGCCTTCAGCTCTTCTAAGACTCACCACTGTTTgggcagagggaggggaaaagagggtGGGCAATGACCACATCTTAATAGCTTCCTAATCAAACTCTTAACACCCACTAAAGGATATTTTTGCCCTGCTCAAGAGAGGGAATTAGTATAAAAACAGCCCATTGTGCCACTGCTAAGCAGGAGACTGGCACAGTGTTAAAACCCATCTGAGTGTGTTGGGTACTGCGTACTGAGGGTTGGGTACTGGAAATGACAGTGGATAAAATACTTGGCAACTGCAGCTCACATGGTTGGTCTCTTGGCTGAACTGGAAAGAGTGTCACCCAGGGCATGTTTTGGGAAGCATCATCTTGAACTTGCTCTTGGTAACGGGAGGACTGAGACACAATCAGTGCTCTGgcatttctttgtgtgtgtgtgtgtttttttttttttttttttaacagctcctttgttttaataattgtaaaatgtttctgtttttaattatgttagtGCCCTGGGATCTTTTCTGTCTGTGCTATAgaatagtaaaaaacaaacaaaaaacaggcaaCCTGGAAAGACTAGCTTATTAGACCTGGTCACCTCCTGGAGGCAGTTCATGGTTATCATGGTTTTTGACAGCGATACCATGTAACTTTTGACCCCTCTTCTCATGCAAATTCACTGTGGATGCTGCTTCACACAATATAGATATTGAAAATACAGAATTGTAAGCCTAAACCCTGATGGTACTAGGCTTTCCTATCTTCTCAGGCTAGCCCTCTTCCATGGGATATTTTATTCTAGGAAGAGGAGAAAATATTAAAAGCTCCTAAATGTAGTTTTCTAAAACTGAGTTTTTTAAGGTACTGGtaatctgtctctctgtgtgtgttttgttgtgttttgaaaTGCTCCATGACATTTGGATGCTTTCGTCCACATTTTTTAGTTATCTGTTTAAATTCTTAATGTATATGATCACAGAAAGGATGTaaagaaggatggagggagaacATGGGAACTAAGGGTAATGTATGTTTTGAAATGGTTTGTGATTAATATGATTAACTAGAGTTGTGTATACAAGGAGAAGGAGCAGGGAACTGAGTTCCACATTGCAATTGGACATTAAGTTGTTAGAACTTAGAGGCCAAAATCCAGAATGGTCCAAGTGGAGGTAACATTGCCCATGGAATCCATATCCACTTATGCCAGTAGTAGAAAGCAGACAGCCTCACCAAGATAGTGGCTGCTAACCATAGTGAGGTGGAGCAGGGATAAGGAAGGAGGATCTGAATTCAGAGGTCCCAGCCAGGATGGCAGGACTGTGTGAACAGGAGGAATACAGCTGACTTTTAAGtcagaaaaaaacaaattgaGGTACATCCTTCTTTGCATCCTTTAGATTATAAACCAGCAGACCTTGGCTTCCTTTCTGATCAGATAATGAAACATAGGAATACATTCCTACAGGCTAACTTTATTGGTtctgttcctccc is a window from the Sceloporus undulatus isolate JIND9_A2432 ecotype Alabama chromosome 1, SceUnd_v1.1, whole genome shotgun sequence genome containing:
- the PNPLA2 gene encoding patatin-like phospholipase domain-containing protein 2 isoform X3, with the translated sequence MTSFIGEAGANIIHVSKEARKRFLGPLHPSFNLVKIIRACLYKTLPENGHELANGRLGISLTRVSDGENVILSEFTSKEELIQACVCSTFIPVYCGLIPPSLQGVRYVDGGISDNLPQYELRNTITVSPFSGESDICPRDSSTNIHELRVTNTSIQFNLRNLYRLSKALFPPEPQVLRDMCKQGYRDALHFLKKNGLLQHPRPVRPLLAIGNSADDRNHEEDDAEEEEDQLGESTALEEAEEHILEHLPPKLNQALLEACAERRGLFAGIANLLPVRLASTLMLPYTLPLESAVSFTVRLLEWLPDVPEDIRWMKEQTRKVCHYLMRKAKKKLGSHLSARLYYHLELRKTQSLPLPLSVSYGEALPKWLRSNLSLTDVMTKWEEYQRQLMLGLFCINVDLQASIFPSEGLQMRHPSAGCTQESLQLF
- the PNPLA2 gene encoding patatin-like phospholipase domain-containing protein 2 isoform X1, encoding MYPLGSSWNISFAGCGFLGVYHIGVASCLQEHAPFLVANARTVYGASAGALTATALVTGACLGEAGANIIHVSKEARKRFLGPLHPSFNLVKIIRACLYKTLPENGHELANGRLGISLTRVSDGENVILSEFTSKEELIQACVCSTFIPVYCGLIPPSLQGVRYVDGGISDNLPQYELRNTITVSPFSGESDICPRDSSTNIHELRVTNTSIQFNLRNLYRLSKALFPPEPQVLRDMCKQGYRDALHFLKKNGLLQHPRPVRPLLAIGNSADDRNHEEDDAEEEEDQLGESTALEEAEEHILEHLPPKLNQALLEACAERRGLFAGIANLLPVRLASTLMLPYTLPLESAVSFTVRLLEWLPDVPEDIRWMKEQTRKVCHYLMRKAKKKLGSHLSARLYYHLELRKTQSLPLPLSVSYGEALPKWLRSNLSLTDVMTKWEEYQRQLMLGLFCINVDLQASIFPSEGLQMRHPSAGCTQESLQLF